A part of Biomphalaria glabrata chromosome 3, xgBioGlab47.1, whole genome shotgun sequence genomic DNA contains:
- the LOC106060234 gene encoding uncharacterized protein LOC106060234 isoform X1 — MFFAVTVFFYESQPLFKCSFFAYVLHLLYQPNSRKDLQKKVGSVCHTMFNFWIILFMSLVPMVACKEDGPARMRIRLGNDNPVVVFMMNDINQYYTTRGEGTVQTILAPEAYIIEPTGTKYEISVHVTTGSTSRECTSTIMERPWLNDQEKYEKLEGPNCIGIYF, encoded by the exons ATGTTTTTTGcagtaacagtttttttttatgaaagtcAGCcactttttaaatgttcattttttgcCTACGTGTTACACTTGCTGTATCAGCCAAACTCCAGGAAAGacctacaaaaaaaagttgggTCTGTTT gtCACACGATGTTCAACTTCTGGATAATATTGTTTATGTCTCTGGTGCCAATGGTCGCCTGCAAAGAAGATGGCCCGGCAAGGATGAGAATTCGTCTTGGAAATGATAACCCCGTAGTAGTTTTTATGATGAACGATATCAATCAGTACTATACCACCAGAGGAGAGGGTACAGTTCAGACAATTTTAGCTCCAGAGGCATATATTATT GAACCGACAGGAACGAAATACGAGATATCTGTTCATGTTACCACCGGAAGCACG tcacGCGAATGCACTTCGACTATCATGGAACGCCCATGGCTCAATGACCAAGAGAAGTACGAAAAACTGGAAGGACCTAACTGCATTGGG attTACTTTTAA
- the LOC106060234 gene encoding uncharacterized protein LOC106060234 isoform X2: MFNFWIILFMSLVPMVACKEDGPARMRIRLGNDNPVVVFMMNDINQYYTTRGEGTVQTILAPEAYIIEPTGTKYEISVHVTTGSTSRECTSTIMERPWLNDQEKYEKLEGPNCIGIYF, from the exons ATGTTCAACTTCTGGATAATATTGTTTATGTCTCTGGTGCCAATGGTCGCCTGCAAAGAAGATGGCCCGGCAAGGATGAGAATTCGTCTTGGAAATGATAACCCCGTAGTAGTTTTTATGATGAACGATATCAATCAGTACTATACCACCAGAGGAGAGGGTACAGTTCAGACAATTTTAGCTCCAGAGGCATATATTATT GAACCGACAGGAACGAAATACGAGATATCTGTTCATGTTACCACCGGAAGCACG tcacGCGAATGCACTTCGACTATCATGGAACGCCCATGGCTCAATGACCAAGAGAAGTACGAAAAACTGGAAGGACCTAACTGCATTGGG attTACTTTTAA